The Synechococcus sp. MVIR-18-1 region TTATCTTTTCACCATAGATGTTTTGAAGGGTGGATTGCAAATAGTTCCGGCATACATCGCGAGAATTTCCATCCTCTTTAATAGTGCCATTCTCGAGCCAAATGGCTCGTTTGCATAAATTCTGTACCATTGCAGGATCGTGACTTACGAACAACAGTGTTCCTCTTTTACTAAACTCTCTGATGAATCGCATGCATTTTTGCGTGAAAACAGCATCTCCTACAGCGAGTGCTTCATCAACAACTAAAATGTCAGCATCAACATGGGCTATGACTGCAAAAGCCAGGCGGAGCTGCATCCCACTTGAATAGGTTTTTGTTGGCTGATCTATAAAGTCTCCTATGTCGGCAAATGCAAGAATCTTGTTCATTCTTTCCATTACGTCCCTTCTACTTAGCCCATAGATTGCAGCATTCAGGAGTACATTCTCCCTACCGGTGAATTCGGGATTAAAGCCACTTCCTAGTTCCAAAAGAGCTGCAATTTTCCCATTAATCGCTACTGATCCTTCTGTTGGCTGAAGAATTTTGCTTATGAGCTGTAGAAGAGTACTTTTTCCTGAGCCATTACGACCAATTAAAGCCAATGATTCACCCACCTCAATATTAGCATTGATATCTTTCAGTGCAAAAAACTTTTTATGAAATGATCTTTGATTATAGAAAATAATGTCTTTAATTCGATCTAACGGATTTGAGTAGATCTTAAAGGTCTTGCTCGCATTAACGATCGTAATTGAGTTGTTCTTCATAATACGTCCGCGAAATTCGGCTTGCATCGAAGGAAGAATCTGAGAGATAGCTCTGCTACTACTAGGGATAATAATGGAGCTATAAGTATATATATTGAGTTTGGCATTTGATGATTAATGATCACGAGTCTTGTTTGATCTACAATTGCGGCAAGTGGATTGAGCCCTAATACTGCCTGTAACTTCGAAGGTAATACCGATATCGGATAAAACACTGGCGTTACAAAGAGTAGGATTGATAAGAACAGAGAAATGATTTGCCCTATGTCCCGAATGAATACTCCAACCGATGAGATAAGCCAGGAGGCGCCTGCACTTAAAAGAATCAATGGAAGCCAAATCCACGGGAGCCAGAGTACTTGAGCTGAGAACCCTAAAGTTAGCCATGAGGCAATAATCAGAATTGTCATACCTGCACATGCATTGATAGTAGCAGTGCTAACAACTGAAATTGGAAGTATCTCAACAGGAAAAATTACTTTCTTAACGTAGTTGGTGTTGCTAATGATGAGGTCAGATGACCTGCTTATTGATTCGCCGAATAAGTTTACGACTAGCAGGCCTGCGAATAAATTTAAGGCAAAAAAGTATATATTATCTTGTTGCGCATTTATACTTGTGCCCCATCTTGCTTTAAATACCACTGAAAAAATAAATGTATAGACAGCAAGCATAGACAATGGCTGAAGAAGACTCCAAATTAGTCCCAATGTGGAGCCTCGATAGCGCCGTTTAAGATCTCGCTCACAGAATGGGAGGATTAGATTTAAGTTTTTAGTCAATGCTATTAAGTTGCTTTTCATCGAATAATTTGTGTGAATACAAGAAGATTGGGAGTTGATATGATATTAGTGAATCCTGCTCTTTTGAGGTTGTGCTCGTTTAGCTTTGCCAATGATAGATCTTGGTAAGAGGATACCAGGTCTGCTTGCCACTGTCTGCTATTTAATCCGATTTCACTTGTATAGTTTTGATGAGATTTCCTCAATACTATTGTCCCAATCGATTTATCTTCCAGCCATTGTTTTAAACTACTTTCATCAGCCATGGCCTCTTTTAGCCCTGCGTAATACATGCTCTCTGCCGATTCTAGGCTCAGAGAAGTATAGTTTCTGTTGGCCAATGGCCTTGGACATTCTGATCTATAGGTCAGAATCTCTCCTATGAATGGATCCGATAAGGTAAAACTATTCGGAGACAGTTTTTTGCATAATCTATTTAAAAGGTTTAAGTCACGTTGTATCAAACTGCCATCTGCCATTGATGATGTTTCTAATGGGCTTAGTAGGTGAGGGACTTTGGAGTTCAAAATGTTTGACTCCAGACCGTTGTGTATTGGTATTCCTAATGCAACCAAAAAAATTGCAAGAGAAGCTTTCAAATAATTATTAATATTGACAAATCTTGATTCTAGGAATTTGCTAATTGCTTGGAGCAAAACTGGAATTGATATCCAGAAAAGGGTTGTCCATGCAATGCGGTACGCAACTTCGGGGCTTATCAGTTTAAATGTTAAATCATTAATGCCAGGTACCACCCATTCAGCCAGAACAATAAATGGGAGAATGCTTAGTGCAAGGGAGCTATTTTTCACCGCTCCTTCGCTTATGTATTTGCAGTATATCACTACAATCGAAAGGACTATGCATGCTATAAATGTAATTTCAATAGTAGAGTTAGGGAGGGCAGGCCAAAAAATCTGAAAGTCGTATTTTAAAAACTTAAATCTATGAACAATTTTCATGTATTCCGGATATTTGGCAACACTCACGAAATTTGGGTGTAATTCCATTTTGTTAAGAACTGCTAGCCCGGCAGCGCTGAGTATCAGTGAAAGCCCTCGCATTATCCTTTTTTTGTTAAAGGTGAAACATGTTACTGTCCATGATGCGATTAATATATTTGCTGTAAAATACGCGGTTACTGCATGTGCTTTGTAACTGATTGTGCCCGCACATATGAGTAGTAATGATCCTAATACTATGTCTTTTTGTTTGGAATCTGATTTGTTTAATGAGAGAAGTAATGGTGTTGCTGAAGCAAGGATTGCTGCTATTCCTATAAGGGTTCCATTTAATGAAATTTGGTGCGCAAAGCTAAAGTTTTGGTGTCCAAAGCCGATAAGGAAGAGTAGTGTGCACAGCCATGAAAGCTCCCATCGCTTAGTTAATGCCCAGGTAAGGTTCGCGCTTGCTAGTAGAGCTGTGAATGCATTTAACGCGGCTATTTTGCCAGAAGTGTTTATTGAGTATGTATTTTGTAGATTCCATAGAAAGTGTTGCATTGAGTAATGCCAGTTGAATCTACTGTTGTATAAAAATTCCCTTCCTGCCTGGGATAGTAGTTGGTCCTGGGATAAATTTCTATTATGGTAAATGAACATGTCTGTGGGGAATTCAATGTTTGCTCCTCTCAGTGCAAGGAATAAGCCTGCTGTAAGCGATGGCGCCAATACTGCACAATGCCACTTTAAGGCTAATTTATTTTTCGAGAATTTGCAACCTTTGAATACAAATAAGCATATCGCACAGAAGGCGACAATGCTTTCGACTAATAGAACGAGGCTGAATGCTTGTTTTATACTTATGAGGTCACTATTTCTTGCTGCCCAATCGGCTATTCCCCACGGAAGGATCCCAATCATGATCATTGACCATGCTGGAATGCTAAACCCCATTCCTATTAACCATGGGCAGATGATGGCCAGTATCAGCTTTGCGCTCATTCTTCAGCTTTCCTATTGATTGTTAGACGTTATCATGTGAATATAACTGCCTGCATTTTTTGTCGCATTGTTTGTTGCGAGTGTAGTGTTTGTATTGCTCTGGAATAAATTTTTTGTTAGGTTGTTTTTGTAATGACTTTATATTGATGCATTGATTAGTCACCGAGAAATTCAATGATTTCGCGATCTTTGAGGCTCTGCGATTCGCCAGAGTTTACTGAGGGATTGAATTTTATATTACTTGTTGATTCCATTAGTTTTTGGATAATCCTTAGTTGATCTTCCAGTTGATCAATCCGCTCCATCAGGTTGCGGATCACATTCGCTTCTGCATCCGGTAAGGCCGAGTGCGCCAAGGGATTGATGCGCACGCCGCTCTGGTGAATCACCCGCCCGGGGATCCCCACAACCGTGCAGTTCTGCTCAACGCTGCGCACGACCACGGAGCCAGCACCAATTCTGGTGTTAGCGCCCACCTCAATGGCCCCCAGCACCTTGGCGCCGGCTCCCACCACCACGTTGTTGGCGAGCGTTGGGTGACGCTTGCCGCTGTCTTTGCCCGTACCGCCCAGGGTGACGCCTTGATAGAGCAGGCAGCGATCACCAATTTCGCTGGTTTCACCAATCACCACCCCCATGCCGTGATCGATGAACACGCTGCGGCCGATTGTGGCGCCGGGGTGGATCTCGATCCCGGTAATTCCTCGCCCCAGCTGGCTGAGCAGGCGTGCCGGCAGTTTCAGGGGTAGGCGCGAACGCCAGAGCCGATGGCTCAGCCTGTGCAGGCTGATCGCTTGAAAGCCCGGATAGCAGAGCAGGATCTCGAGAGGCCCGCGCGCTGCGGGATCCCGTTCGCGGATGATCGCAAAGTCGGCCCGAATTTGATCAAGCATGGCCTAGCTGCTAACCAAGCCAATTTCCTTGCGGAGGAGCTCGATCGTGTCACCACTGAGGTAGCTCTCGGCGCAGTGCACTTGGGGCATGCGCATTAGTTGGGAGCGGTTTTGACGCAGGCTTTGCTCTACCAGCGGCATGCTGGGGCGATCACACAGCACGTGGCTAGAGGCGCGCAGAAGGGCCAGCAGCCTGCTGCCGATGTCTGGAGTTGCCGTCATCAGCAGCAGGTCATTGCCGCGCATGCTGTGCAGGATCACCTCGGCAGCGCGCAGGATGCCAGGGCTGATGCTCACCAGGCCAACGCAGCTGCCTTGGCGGAGCTCTTTGAGCATCCCCAATTCCGCCTTGAAGTCATTGAGATCCACCGCCACAGCGCGCACACCGTGCTTTTTGGCCAGTTCTTCGATGGGTTGAAGGAAGTACCTGCTGGTGACCACCGTTCCATTGCTGGCGTTCTCAAGCACGCTCTCGAGCTCTTCCATTGGCACCACTTCCACGGGAACGTTGATGTTGGGTTCGAGTTCTTCTGCGATCAGCATCGAAGCGCCAATGTCTTCTCGCGGGGTGCTCACGAGCACCCGGGCGCCGCAGCGCAGGCGCCAATCGATTTCACGCGTGAGTAGTTCTCGCGTTTGCTGCAGGGTGCAACCCGCGTTGAGCAGTCCATCCACGCATTTGCGCACCTCTCGATCGAGATCGGTGACGCCACGATTGCGGATATGGGGCGGCGTTCGGATTTCCCGTGGCTTCTGTTGATCGCGGACATAGATCCCTGAACCTGCCATCGCTTCCACCACCCCATCGGTTTCGAGCTGGCGGTACACCTTGCTGATGGTGTTGCGATGCAAGCCGGTCTGCATCGCCAGCTGTCTCGTACTCGGAAGACGATGACCAGGCGGGTAGTGCCTGGCGGCAATAGCGAAACAGATCTGGTTGTAGAGCTGGGTCGATGCCGGTATGTCGCTTTCCTGTTGGATGTGGAATCGCACGCCGGTGGACCGGATTGATGTGGCCACCTTAAGGACTGGACGGCTTGGTGACAATTGCTGAGCTGATCCTTGCCTCGATCTAGGGACTTATCTTCACGCGCTGATGTCTAATTCCTCCCTTTTTCCGCCCGTGCTTCCTGAGATCTTTGGCCTTAATGCTTGGGTGCGGGGTGTGGCCGATCGCCTTTCGGCGGCTGGCGTTCCGGCTTTGGCGATGCCGCTGTTTGCGCGCACGGCCCCAGAGCTGGAGTTGGGGTATGACCCTGAGTCCACCAAGGAAGGTCGGCGCCATAAGGAGGCCACGAGCACCGAGGGGATCATGGCGGACGTTCAAGCCTCGATTGATTGGTTGCGGGAGGCGCTTGAAACCCGTGATCAGCCCCTGCGCATCACGGTGGTGGGGTTCTGTTTTGGCGGGCATGCCGCTCTTCTGGCCGCCACCCTCACTGACGTAGTTGTGAGCTTGGATTTTTATGGGGCTGGGGTGAGCCGTGGGAGGCCCGGTGGAGGAGCCCCCAGCTTGGAGCTGCTGCCCGGAGTGCAAGGAGAGCTGCATTGCTTGTGCGGCAGCATCGATCCCCTGATTCCAAGCTCAGAGCAACAGGCGATTCAGGCTGCACTGCAAAGGGTGGATCCCACAGGCCTGCGCTTGCGCTACAGCGCCTTTGAGGGCGCTGATCACGGCTTTATGTGCGAAGCCCGTGATCAGTATCACCAGGCCTCAGCGCAGGAGGGCTGGAGGCTGCTTCTAGAAGCAGCTCACTCCTGAGTGATGATCCGACGCGCCGGTGAAGGAATCGTGCGCACCGCGTTGTTCCCCGCACCCTCTTCCTTGTCTTTCTTCAACAGAGGAGCTTTGCGGGGTGTGAGAAACATGATCATGTTGCGGCCTTCGCGCTTCGGAGGCTGTTGCACCTCGGCGGGCTCTTCCAGGTCTTTGGCCATCCGGCGCAGCAACACCTCGGCCAAGGCGGTGTGCTGAATTTCCCGGCCTCGGAAAATCACCGTGCACTTCACCTTGTCGCCGGCTTTAAGGAAGCGCTGTGCTTGACCAATACGAACGTCGTAATCGTGAGAATCGATTTTGTAACGCATCTTGACCTCCTTGACTTCGGTCTGATGCGACTTCTTCTTGGCTTCCTTGGCTTTCTTTTCTTGCTCGAATTTGAATTTGCCGTAGTCCATGATCCGGCAAACCGGCGGATCGGCTTTCTCGCTCACCAGTACGAGATCGAGCTCGCGTTCACGCGCAACTTCTAGTGCTTTTTCCCGGTCGATCACCCCCAGCTGCTCTCCGTCTGCGTCAACAACCCTGAGCTGTGGGTAGCTGATGCGGTCATTGATGTTGGGGAGCTCCCGGACGGGGGCGCGACGGTCAAAGCGAGGACGTGGGGGCATTCAGTGTTGTGAAGGGCTGCTGATTGAAAGCGGTGCTCAGCAGAGATTGCTCTTCAGTCTAGACACGCTTCGATCAGGCCTATCGCTTCGCTAAGCGCAGCCTGACCTGTGAGCCAGTGGGGGCTGTGTTGACGGCGGAACCAGGTGCGTTGTCGCTTGGCGAACTGCTGGGTGCGCCTGGTGGTGGTGGCGATGGCCTGCGCTTCGCTTCGCTCTCCCTGCAGTACCTCGAGCGCTTCGCCGTAGCCGATCGTTTTCAGCATGGGGAGGTCAGATCCATAGCGCTGGCTCAGTTGCCGCGTTTCTTCAAGCAACCCTTCCCGGTAAATCTGCTGAGTGCGTTGGGCGATGCGTGAGCGCAGCTCCACGGGATTGAGTCCGAGCTCCAGCACGCGCCAGGGCGGAGGATTGGCCGATTGTTGCTCACTCATCGGTTTTCCGCTGGAGTACAGCACCTCAAGCGCGCGTTGGGTGCGAACTGCGTCTGCAGGGGCGATCTTGGCGGCCGCTAGGGGATCGGCCTGTTGGAGCAGTTGATGGCAGTTCGCTTGACCAAGAGTGCTCAGTTGGCGGCGTAGCTCGGCTTGAGGAGGTACCGCCGGAGGCTGCAATCCTTGGGTGAGGGCTTTGAGGTAGAGGCCGCTGCCTCCGGCCAAAAAAGCCACACCTCGGACCTTGAGCACCTGGCTCACGGCTGCAGCGGCTTCTTGCTGAAATTCCTGAAGCGTGATCGGTTGATCAGGGGAGCGCAGGTCGAGGAGGTGATGGGTGACGCGCTGTTGTTGCTCGGGCGTGGGTTTGGCCGTGCCGATATCCATCTCTCGGTAGAGCTGGCGAGAATCGATGTTGAGGATCTCCAACTGGAAGTGCTCAGCAAGCTCAAGCGCAAGCGCGGTTTTGCCACTCGCCGTCGGGCCCACCAGTGCCACCACAAGGGGCGCCTCTGCATCGGGTTTTGCCTTGGCTGTGGTCCCGAATTCAGGGCTGATCTGATTCATCGAAGAAACGATGGGGTGCATCCCCTTTAAAAATGACGCGTCAGAGGGTTCTACGGGCGCCTCTGGGATACCGGTGGTAAGTTGTAGACGAAAAGGGCTGGGCCGACGACGAGCGCATGAGCGAAGCCTCAAAAGTTCAAGCCGCCTACGGTGCCGAACAGATTCAAGTCCTTGAAGGACTCGAACCGGTGCGCAAGCGCCCGGGGATGTACATCGGTACAACCGGGCCTCGTGGCCTCCACCATCTCGTTTACGAGGTGGTGGACAATGCCGTGGATGAGGCCCTGGCTGGGCATTGCAACGAGATTACGGTTGTTCTCGGAGAAGACGGCTCCGCGTTTGTGAGTGATAACGGCCGCGGCATCCCAACGGATGTGCATCCCCGTACGGGCAAAAGCGCCCTGGAAACGGTGCTCACGGTGTTGCACGCTGGCGGCAAGTTTGGAGCTGGTGGCTACAAGGTTTCGGGTGGTTTGCACGGCGTTGGTGTTTCCGTCGTGAACGCCTTGAGTGAGTGGGTGGAAGTCACCGTTCGCCGTCAAGGCCAGGTGCATCGCCAGCGCTTTGAACGCGGTGCTGCGATCGGCAGCCTTGCTTCAGAGCCGCAGCCCGCGGAGGAGAATGGGCTTACTGGCACCAGCGTTTGCTTTAAGCCCGATCATCAGATTTTCACGGTTGGAATTGAGTTTGATTACGCCACGCTTTCCGCCCGTTTGCGAGAGCTGGCTTATCTGAATGGTGGTGTGCGCATCGTGTTCCGCGATGAGCGAGAGGCTGCCCGGGATAAAGAGGGCCAGCCCCGCGAGGAGCTGTATTTCTATGAAGGTGGCATCAAGGAATACGTTGCCTATATGAATGCGGAGAAAGATCCTCTGCATCCAGAAATTATCTATGTAAATGCTGAAAAAGATGGCGTGACCGTGGAAGCGGCATTGCAGTGGTGCGTTGATGCCTATTCCGACAGCATTCTTGGCTTTGCTAACAACATCCGCACGGTGGATGGTGGCACTCATATTGAAGGCTTGAAAACGGTTTTGACCCGTACCCTTAATACGTTTGCGAAGAAACGAGGCAAACGCAAGGAGGCTGATTCAAATTTGGCGGGCGAAAACATTCGCGAAGGCCTTACCGCCGTGCTTTCGGTGAAAGTTCCTGAGCCAGAATTTGAAGGTCAAACAAAAACGAAGCTTGGTAATACCGAGGTTCGCGGCATTGTTGACAACTTGGTTGGAGAATCACTCAGCCAATACCTGGAGTTCAATCCAGGGGTGATCGACATGATCCTGGAGAAGGCGATCCAGGCCTTTAACGCTGCGGAAGCAGCTCGCCGGGCGCGCGAGTTGGTGCGCCGCAAAAGCGTGCTGGAAAGTTCAACACTGCCTGGCAAGTTGGCTGATTGCAGCACCAGAGATCCCTCAGAATCTGAGATCTACATCGTGGAGGGAGACTCCGCTGGAGGCTCCGCCAAGCAAGGACGCGATCGTCGTTTTCAAGCGATTCTTCCTTTGCGCGGAAAAATTCTCAACATCGAGAAAACCGACGACGCCAAGATTTATAAAAACACTGAGATCCAAGCGCTGATTACGGCCCTTGGCTTGGGGATTAAAGGAGAGGATTTCAATGTTAAAAATCTCCGTTATCACCGTGTGGTGATCATGACGGATGCGGACGTGGATGGTGCGCACATTCGGACGCTGATTCTTACCTTCTTCTATCGCTATCAGAAAGAATTGGTTGAAGGTGGATATATCTACATCGCTTGTCCGCCGCTTTACAAGGTTGAGCGCGGAAAAAATCACACCTATTGCTACAACGAGCAGCAATTGCAAAAAACCTTGGCTGGATTTGGCGAGAAAGCCAACTACAACATTCAGCGATTTAAGGGTCTCGGTGAAATGATGCCCAAGCAGTTGTGGGAAACCACCATGGATCCCTCTACGCGCATGATGAAACGGGTGGAAGTGCAGGATGCGCTGGAGGCTGATCGCATCTTCACGATCCTGATGGGCGACAAAGTGGCGCCACGGCGGGAATTCATCGAAACCCACAGCGCCGACCTGGACATGGCGTCTCTCGACATCTGATGCGGATGTCAACTGGGGTTGTGTTGCGTTGGGGCTGGCTTCTTGGTGTGGCCTTGATGGCACCAGCGGCACTTCCCGCTGGTGGTGCTCAGCGACGGCTTCCCCCCTTGCGCCGGCAGGAGGGCAAAAGCCCATTGCTCAGTGGTGAGTGCTGTGTCTTGCGCTCCAGCCCGCTGGTTGAGGCCCCTGCCCTACGCCGCTTGGAGTTAGGCACTCCACTCCAGATGTTGCGTCATTGGCGTGGAGACGATGGCCGCGACTGGATTCAAGTGCAGGTGTCTTCAGGCCAGGGCTTGCCAGCGAGCTTTCAGTCTGTGCGTGGTTGGGTGAATGGCTGATTCCTTCACGGCTGGTCAGGTCGTGCTGGTAGGGATTGGTGCCATTCCTGGAGCCTGGCTTCGGCTGCGGATCGTGAATCACTTCGAGCCGATGGTTCCCCGCAAGCATTGGGGAACCTTTGCGGTCAATCTCGTTGCCGCCTTTGCCCTCGGTCTGGTGCTTGGCCTCCAAAACAATGATCCCTGCACAACATCTCAAGCTCTTTCGGGGCTGACCTTGTTGATAGCTGTGGGCTTTTTTGGCAGCCTCAGTACGTTTTCTACGTTTGCCGTTGAGTTGCTCAACACCCTGAAGCAAAGGAATTGGCGTGAATCGCTGCTCCTAAGCGTGGGCTCGATCCTCGGTGGCTTGGTTGCGGCTGGTTTGGGCTACGGGCTTGGCTTGGCCGAGGGGATCGCCTGATGCCGCAGTCTTCTTCCACTGCAAACCAGTTCAGCCTTCGTCAAGACCTGAGCGAATTGGCTCTTGTGGCGCTTGGTGCTGTTCCTGGCGCTGTGATGCGTTGGCAAATAGGGTCCCATCTGCATGACAACAACGTGATTGTGAACGTGCTCGGCGCGTTCGTTTTGGGCTGGTTGGTGGGTCTTCCCCTCCGTCCGAAACGTCAGTTGCTGGTTGGGATTGGTTTCTGTGGTTCGCTCACCACATTCAGCAGCTGGATGGTGGACTGCGTGACCTTCATCGCTCAAGGCGACTGGCTGGCTGCCTTGGGGTTAATCGGCCTCACCCTGGGGCTGGGGCTGGGTGCCGCAGCCCTGGGTGTTGTCGTGGGCCGGAGCTTGGTTAAGCGTTAAGAGCAGACTCAATCGCAGTCTTCAGCTCATCGGAGTCGGGCTCAACGCCGCTTTTGAAGCGTGCGATCACCGTGCCGTCTTTGCCCACGAGGAACTTCTCAAAGTTCCAAGCCACATCGCCGGAAGGCTCTGTTGTGTTGAGGGTGGTGTAAGGCTCCGTGGTGCTTCCAGTGGCATGCACTTTGTCGAACAGCTCAAAGCTGGCGTTGTAGGTGGTGGAACAGAAGCTTTTGATCTCCTCCAAAGAGCCTGGCTCCTGGCCGCCAAAGTCGTTGCAGGGGAAGCCCAAAACCTGAAGACCTTGAGCGCCGTAGCTGTCTTGTAGCGCTTGCAAGCCGCTGTACTGACGCGTGAAGCCGCAGCGGCTCGCCACGTTCACGATTAACAGCACCTTGCCTGAGTAAGAGCCGAGTGATTTGTTGGCGCCGTCGGGGGTGTTGACGGACACGCTGCTGATGTTGGGGGCCATAACTATTGGAAGTGCAATCGGCGCTGACGATAACCGGCGACCGCCCCACTTACACTGGAAGGGGCCGGGCGGAGAGCATGGAAGAAGCCCACGGCCGCAGCGGTGTGAGCGTCACGAATGATCTGGTCGCTGAGGTTGTTGCTCAGCAATTGGAATCGATGTTGTCGGTTGGCAATTACGACGGTGTCAAGTTGCTCTTGGCGCCGGTTCAGCCTGTGGATGTGGCGGAAGCGGTGGGTTGCCTTCCGCGAACTCTTCAGGCCCTTGCCTTTCGCTTGCTCGGCAAGGACGAAGCGATTGAGGTGTACGAATACCTTGAGCCAGCCATTCAGCAAAGCTTGTTGGAACGGCTGCGCTCCAGTGAAGTGTTGGAGCTTGTGGAAGAGATGTCGCCCGATGACCGGGTGCGCCTGCTCGATGAACTCCCGGCCAAAGTGGTGCGCCGTCTTTTGGTGGAGCTCAGTCCTTCCGAGCGGCGGGTGACCGCACAATTACTCGGTTATGCCCCCGAAACGGCTGGCCGTTTGATGACAACGGAATACATCGATCTCAAGGAATTTCATAGTGCTGCACAAGCTCTCACCATCGTTCGCCGGCGCGCAAGAGAGACCGAAACGATTTACAGCCTTTATGTAACAGATGGGCAGCGCCATCTCACCGGCATCTTGTCTTTGCGTGATTTGGTCACGGCCGACCCCAGCGATTGCATTGGTGATGTGATGACGCGAGAGGTTGTGAGCGTTGGCACCGATACCGATCAGGAGGAGGTGGCCCGTGCGATTCAGCGCTACGACTTTCTTGCTGTGCCTGTTGTGGACCGGGAACGTCGTCTTGTCGGGATCGTTACGGTGGACGACGTGATCGACG contains the following coding sequences:
- the miaA gene encoding tRNA (adenosine(37)-N6)-dimethylallyltransferase MiaA; translated protein: MNQISPEFGTTAKAKPDAEAPLVVALVGPTASGKTALALELAEHFQLEILNIDSRQLYREMDIGTAKPTPEQQQRVTHHLLDLRSPDQPITLQEFQQEAAAAVSQVLKVRGVAFLAGGSGLYLKALTQGLQPPAVPPQAELRRQLSTLGQANCHQLLQQADPLAAAKIAPADAVRTQRALEVLYSSGKPMSEQQSANPPPWRVLELGLNPVELRSRIAQRTQQIYREGLLEETRQLSQRYGSDLPMLKTIGYGEALEVLQGERSEAQAIATTTRRTQQFAKRQRTWFRRQHSPHWLTGQAALSEAIGLIEACLD
- a CDS encoding ABC transporter ATP-binding protein, with the protein product MQAEFRGRIMKNNSITIVNASKTFKIYSNPLDRIKDIIFYNQRSFHKKFFALKDINANIEVGESLALIGRNGSGKSTLLQLISKILQPTEGSVAINGKIAALLELGSGFNPEFTGRENVLLNAAIYGLSRRDVMERMNKILAFADIGDFIDQPTKTYSSGMQLRLAFAVIAHVDADILVVDEALAVGDAVFTQKCMRFIREFSKRGTLLFVSHDPAMVQNLCKRAIWLENGTIKEDGNSRDVCRNYLQSTLQNIYGEKIKLRKVQGNQYSSLQQREDKDHIKNNISRSSGWTTDQATIVDAVLLDPAGAQLSGLEGGEDVKLEITAVANAELRNPILGFMVRDRLGQDLFGENTLNTIEKLAENTAKKGEFITASFQFKMPMLPNGEYAVTISVANGSLNDHIQHEYLHEALILNFHSDKVRWGLVGIKFQSVNIQISDKSYP
- the infC gene encoding translation initiation factor IF-3, which translates into the protein MPPRPRFDRRAPVRELPNINDRISYPQLRVVDADGEQLGVIDREKALEVARERELDLVLVSEKADPPVCRIMDYGKFKFEQEKKAKEAKKKSHQTEVKEVKMRYKIDSHDYDVRIGQAQRFLKAGDKVKCTVIFRGREIQHTALAEVLLRRMAKDLEEPAEVQQPPKREGRNMIMFLTPRKAPLLKKDKEEGAGNNAVRTIPSPARRIITQE
- the epsC gene encoding serine O-acetyltransferase EpsC, which translates into the protein MLDQIRADFAIIRERDPAARGPLEILLCYPGFQAISLHRLSHRLWRSRLPLKLPARLLSQLGRGITGIEIHPGATIGRSVFIDHGMGVVIGETSEIGDRCLLYQGVTLGGTGKDSGKRHPTLANNVVVGAGAKVLGAIEVGANTRIGAGSVVVRSVEQNCTVVGIPGRVIHQSGVRINPLAHSALPDAEANVIRNLMERIDQLEDQLRIIQKLMESTSNIKFNPSVNSGESQSLKDREIIEFLGD
- a CDS encoding GntR family transcriptional regulator; its protein translation is MRFHIQQESDIPASTQLYNQICFAIAARHYPPGHRLPSTRQLAMQTGLHRNTISKVYRQLETDGVVEAMAGSGIYVRDQQKPREIRTPPHIRNRGVTDLDREVRKCVDGLLNAGCTLQQTRELLTREIDWRLRCGARVLVSTPREDIGASMLIAEELEPNINVPVEVVPMEELESVLENASNGTVVTSRYFLQPIEELAKKHGVRAVAVDLNDFKAELGMLKELRQGSCVGLVSISPGILRAAEVILHSMRGNDLLLMTATPDIGSRLLALLRASSHVLCDRPSMPLVEQSLRQNRSQLMRMPQVHCAESYLSGDTIELLRKEIGLVSS
- the gyrB gene encoding DNA topoisomerase (ATP-hydrolyzing) subunit B, which translates into the protein MSEASKVQAAYGAEQIQVLEGLEPVRKRPGMYIGTTGPRGLHHLVYEVVDNAVDEALAGHCNEITVVLGEDGSAFVSDNGRGIPTDVHPRTGKSALETVLTVLHAGGKFGAGGYKVSGGLHGVGVSVVNALSEWVEVTVRRQGQVHRQRFERGAAIGSLASEPQPAEENGLTGTSVCFKPDHQIFTVGIEFDYATLSARLRELAYLNGGVRIVFRDEREAARDKEGQPREELYFYEGGIKEYVAYMNAEKDPLHPEIIYVNAEKDGVTVEAALQWCVDAYSDSILGFANNIRTVDGGTHIEGLKTVLTRTLNTFAKKRGKRKEADSNLAGENIREGLTAVLSVKVPEPEFEGQTKTKLGNTEVRGIVDNLVGESLSQYLEFNPGVIDMILEKAIQAFNAAEAARRARELVRRKSVLESSTLPGKLADCSTRDPSESEIYIVEGDSAGGSAKQGRDRRFQAILPLRGKILNIEKTDDAKIYKNTEIQALITALGLGIKGEDFNVKNLRYHRVVIMTDADVDGAHIRTLILTFFYRYQKELVEGGYIYIACPPLYKVERGKNHTYCYNEQQLQKTLAGFGEKANYNIQRFKGLGEMMPKQLWETTMDPSTRMMKRVEVQDALEADRIFTILMGDKVAPRREFIETHSADLDMASLDI
- a CDS encoding SH3 domain-containing protein, with amino-acid sequence MRMSTGVVLRWGWLLGVALMAPAALPAGGAQRRLPPLRRQEGKSPLLSGECCVLRSSPLVEAPALRRLELGTPLQMLRHWRGDDGRDWIQVQVSSGQGLPASFQSVRGWVNG
- a CDS encoding dienelactone hydrolase family protein is translated as MSNSSLFPPVLPEIFGLNAWVRGVADRLSAAGVPALAMPLFARTAPELELGYDPESTKEGRRHKEATSTEGIMADVQASIDWLREALETRDQPLRITVVGFCFGGHAALLAATLTDVVVSLDFYGAGVSRGRPGGGAPSLELLPGVQGELHCLCGSIDPLIPSSEQQAIQAALQRVDPTGLRLRYSAFEGADHGFMCEARDQYHQASAQEGWRLLLEAAHS
- a CDS encoding ABC transporter permease — protein: MKSNLIALTKNLNLILPFCERDLKRRYRGSTLGLIWSLLQPLSMLAVYTFIFSVVFKARWGTSINAQQDNIYFFALNLFAGLLVVNLFGESISRSSDLIISNTNYVKKVIFPVEILPISVVSTATINACAGMTILIIASWLTLGFSAQVLWLPWIWLPLILLSAGASWLISSVGVFIRDIGQIISLFLSILLFVTPVFYPISVLPSKLQAVLGLNPLAAIVDQTRLVIINHQMPNSIYILIAPLLSLVVAELSLRFFLRCKPNFADVL
- a CDS encoding CrcB family protein; this encodes MADSFTAGQVVLVGIGAIPGAWLRLRIVNHFEPMVPRKHWGTFAVNLVAAFALGLVLGLQNNDPCTTSQALSGLTLLIAVGFFGSLSTFSTFAVELLNTLKQRNWRESLLLSVGSILGGLVAAGLGYGLGLAEGIA